The Clostridium aceticum genomic interval CACATTATTTGCCCCCCTTTGCCACAAAACTTTAAACTACATCTCTTGAAGCGATACACTCATCTTGTCCCCCACTATAATAAGTGGTAAAATACCCCTAAAGGGGGTGTAAATAATGAGTAATTTTGAGCTTAACAATGAGCAAACATCCTTGCTAATATTTGCCTTAAATTTGTTCATTTCTAATAATATTGAAGGCATATCTGTTGAAAGAAAGCAGATTAAAAATGATCTTGCTATCTCTGCGGGTAAGAAATTATCTGCACACCAGAATAACTTTAATGCCGAAGATATTAAAATCATGGTTTCTTCTCTTCGGTATTTTGAAAGCGTTATAGAAGGCACTAGTTCAGTTTCTGAAGAATTTAAATTAGATCAAGCTACTTCCAAATATCTTTCTCTAATTAAAGATATAATGGATATTATTGAATCTGCTTTAAATTCTCAAGGCTATTCTCTTTACCCCGAATAACTAATTTTCACTTGTATGTCTGTATGTTCGCTAAAATCTGAAGACAGTAATCTTATAAGATGCTGTCTTATTTCTTTTTGCTCCTCACTTGGCGATTGTTTTTCTATCATTTCTTTTTTATCTTCTCTAATCTTATTCATTCTTTCTACAAACGCTTCTATTTCTAACTTGGCTACTTCTTCTTTTGTAAGTTCTTCTGGTATTTTTACCACTCCCCTCTCACCTCCTCCCACATCGTTTGCCCCCTTTTGCCACAAAACTTTAAACTACATCTCTTGAAGCGACACGCTCATCTTGTCCCCCTCTATAATAAGTGGTAAAATACCCCTAAAGGGGGTGAATACTTAATGTATACTTTAGAACGTCCAGAAGATTTGTCTGATAATGCTTGGAAAATGATGCAAGCTGTCTATGAAAATTATGAAAAAAATGATAGTAAAGAATTTGAAGATTTTAGTCAGTTTAATTTTTCTGCTGAAGAACTGGATCGGTGTTGTAAAGAACTTGATGATAAAAGTTATGTTTTTTGGGAACGTCCAAGCACTGGTGAAATGTATCTATATATGCTTACAAAAATCCTTCCCTATGCCAAACTTCATCGAAGCATATAATCAATAAACTTTTGTCCTTGGTCAGTTGTTTCTACGTATATGAGGAATGACTGATCGAATTCTTTTTCAATATCAAGATCAATCTTTCGATTAATCAAAATATGATGATGAAGTTTCATTTGTTTATTTATCTCTGTCGCTGTAAAAATTTTGATGCCTTGCTTTTTCTCTAGTACGCTTATAATTCTCTTGATAACTTCCAGAAAATTATCTAACCCTTTTTCTGTCATATCTTTTGGAGCCAAAGTAATTATTGTACTTTGATCCATCCCCTCTCACCTCCTCTCACATTGATTGCCCCTTTTGCCACAAAACTTTAAACTACATCTCTATATGTAGATATTTTGCGTTTACGTAATTTTTTCAGCAAAAAAAATTTCTGTAGGATTTTTAATATCAAGGTGCTCACATAATAGTTGAATCTCATTTCTATAAAAATCACTTTCACCATTCATTTTCCTATATAACGTAGTTAAGTTTATATCTAGCAAATCAGCGATGTCTTTAAGCGACTTTCCAGACAAGAGCACTTGTGCTCTAAATTTTTTTTTATCAAACATTATAAAACCACCTCCTTTTTTGCGTTTACGTAATTTTATAATAATGCAAGCTAACTATATTGTCAATACGTAAACGCAATTTTTTTGTAAAATTTTAAAAAATATATTGCAAATACGCAAATTATTTGATATAGTATTCCTAGAAATTGGAAGGTAGGTGTATTATGGATTTTAAAGACAAGGTTAAAAATAGACGCCTCGAATTAGGCTTAACACTTGAGGAAGTTGCAAAAATTGTAGGTGTTAGTGCTCCTACTATACAAAGATATGAGACTGGAGAAATTAAAAATATTCGTAGAGATAAAATCAAGCTATTAGCAGATGCGCTTCAAGTTTCTCCTGCATACTTGATGGATTGGGATGAGTTAACTGATAAAAATAAAATAAATAAGAAATCAAATCTTGACGATGACGATGTTTTCACCAGGGCGGCTCATAAAGTAGGTCATGATGGACCTCTTACAGAAGAAGAAAAGGAAAAGATAGCTCTCGCTATTAAGATAGCTTTAATGAAAAACAAAGAATAGAAGGAGTTCTATTTACGATATGTTATCAGATAGAGTTAAAAAATTAAAAAAAGAAAAGAAATTAACAAATGAAGAACTTGCTTTAAAATCTGGTATTCCAATTGGTACTTTAAATAAAATATTGAACGGTACTACAATAGACCCAAAACTCTCTACAGCAACTACTTTAGCTAAAGCTTTGGATTGCACCATAGATTATTTAGTATATGAAGAAGTTCCTGAAATCGGAGGGAATCAAATGGCTG includes:
- a CDS encoding helix-turn-helix domain-containing protein, with amino-acid sequence MFDKKKFRAQVLLSGKSLKDIADLLDINLTTLYRKMNGESDFYRNEIQLLCEHLDIKNPTEIFFAEKIT
- a CDS encoding helix-turn-helix domain-containing protein; the protein is MDFKDKVKNRRLELGLTLEEVAKIVGVSAPTIQRYETGEIKNIRRDKIKLLADALQVSPAYLMDWDELTDKNKINKKSNLDDDDVFTRAAHKVGHDGPLTEEEKEKIALAIKIALMKNKE